A section of the Harmonia axyridis chromosome 2, icHarAxyr1.1, whole genome shotgun sequence genome encodes:
- the LOC123674231 gene encoding MATH and LRR domain-containing protein PFE0570w-like isoform X2 has protein sequence MSEGIFGLSYSLNLSFNDKSPNNSNCTESCIKYVKINKDNTIQTNSASPLTLIESAVPPALQNVLNHYGVQAKTLRTKNSSSLEVSSQNIPKESSAVNDLTFSIFKKIQEDSDLNSTACQSSSTKQTNVPLKIDNQKVGYRKTETEKSTVKPKSKKRKHTDRGSDFKRHENSAGDSLDKIHKGTHCSNTLSVSKKIKIYQDVVIKSADEGGCNGYTNEAEQMVEKYQYHILNSCHQSFNRDNEEVNRIQLKVGGSMDEEQNLKHVVQMNETSSYRSENVKTIISHLDKEETRIPDSLAESEDQIKIEYNERREKPKKKHKHSKNLDEIDLFLKINHQDTSFIDKKNSKVVEMKTTLPELPEQIPSNQKKTLHISTGKNTILNSPHNQRNILEEPNCKNINVSWKLDQEEKNDEKYQFHTALHEHSNVSNFEVYRKQLFTEDIDETICGNEQSNLNNKKCLEACRETQNSNTSPEITIVREDINEEEIKFKKVKDEKTEDATTENVSLCRMIEQPIQSVRKYDIEKLDNILTPIRNSGMKQGNSKKNTIVDIQEKTAHSRNVEINISKETEIEESCENQDKGQSKILSKSDDIKEEKAKLVQKENPHQESDIQDMINANPNKNSIRTRKKQQMTTSYDNGENSEGKSKNKLVDSILRETIDVIHSPKNKSTEVGNDCKIDEIAKSNDTSSDHHEPVENQKSIKIKKHKKLFDVNNEQLSYNNNPKQLNSIEKHQDQSNNIPILLETTISGKTIKKEVRKGILDCQSHETIKNKIQNEINLSENAVQIFHEGRYIDEFDVSESANVRSEQKKVRKSRKKIFEEIQDMDSKKNQILQIASEMEENIGDSKQKESDNKLNSESIQKTTSVDRIIKKGEMETKISTPTNKKGKVNEKKKGDEGSTKYLVEKTKNNKSKIQLDDHISNILFSKIEDFFKELDSGGSDYESDKGKNKKVPQIKENKNKINNSDTEHKKDTIIQLKSDDNLNTSTLISTEPDFDNLFDDVDEKLLSDIEKEYHEMQSCMTPERTLPVEPIENKCKRMKYNSFVENSSPRTKQAKDTVIDNDDMDLEFSEDPELEYKKMQSYIFNQENTPDSEIKKKTNCKDFGENHPESKMIAPSRTNKVPGITNLISQSGSNKIKNVKSNSYGNYDSEAEAVIRDTAINKRQSLSPLKNHMKNFKILNSNQNFVDGHTTDKQEIENKENEPEKGTGASETSIQDSTKSSLNDSFINTNKDSSSVPAKEIQKNSETFIANECKPITEIHLSDHQSCVESDTNTEAESYINTFIQHSKLLMDIEAELDDYADIEETFFKSDDDKQSQNVSFDIEKCSEENANGVVLNKEASIKSPKKHKKMEDKNENNKPVKESSLGSKITKIKFSPNKSNKVGNEGGNTGHKYIMHKFLEENSNNISNAEVSIKTPKKHQKTSTRDTYIMHKFLEENSNNTSNNVSIKTLEKLQNTPTEEKKEFSESKCDRTKNDEENTQNKINGPKCRSILDFFRKENIKTAVYENKSIEDPVSNETGNNNKDSLPSNEVQIKTNIEKTSLIPGKDDMQCQDENSDIEKCKKETTNRVVPNKGPSLKSPKESHGISNENDNTDRESFLQTEVKKIIFEVGNIPNTCIVHKSSEEKSIKIISYDEVPVKTPKKHQRIPVQNDKSSRKGNIKNKRNRSPTEVKSDNVQKKEEYSKNRYIPNSSEENSNKIISDNEVQITPAVKDKTSRKSSIKNENNKGKISGKKWDRFKNEEENTQDKSDEPKCRSILDFFNKENGTTAVHKKELTEDKIEENLNNVISINEFSIKTPKKHQKTPVQNKKSSRKRNIENESFSENKCDKAQRSSNEDMKSQEGNFDLKKSSEENTDRVVPNEEVLIKSSKKRQRISEKKDNIIKNEIKKIRFSLGGSEIVENEGDDIQKTCIKHKSSNEKPNEIISNNEVSVKTPKRKRNLSVQNSKSAVPNEDGLIRSSKKRQRISDEKCKIFRKSLLESEIKKIKFSVDKSDIVENEVDNKSKSSVDNSDEIIPCNNVPTKTPKKHQKTPALNKKKIPAVKDTTSEKSLVKNESNKKKLSENKCDKVENEQENTQNKSDGTKCKSILDFFKKENNTTAVHKNESTEDKIKDLKAVSSKKDSINSKEILMNDEQKINSDNSNLNSDSNETENNNEYSLPSDEVRIKRNIKKISLIPDDTQCQEGNSDIRKCKTETSNRVVPNKGLSIKLPKKSNGISDESDKTYRKSLLQSEIKKIRFSIDKYNVVENEQDKSSKKVPVKTPKKHQGIPVQNDKSSTKGNIKNKKDRSSSEVKSDKDQKKEEDSQNRCNPNSSEENSNKIIPSNEVQITPAVKDKTTRKSSVKNESNKEKISENKCDRVKNEEENTPNKSNGPKCRTILDFFKKENSMTAVHKKESTEDKIEDLSSTSSRRDLCEEVGVPDYSNLNSDSKEHEGTDEYSFADILSQINSKKLEKEFHDILGTSSKLAVHEESSNPDDILVSPKKSQKKCGGRKQTREVHEKYDDEQSSNSDDEEFSDSDDIPVSQINNRKKSGGRKQTQKVHEKYDDDQSSISDDDQSSNSDDEQLSNSDDFLVPPKNSRKKCSGKKQAHEVHDSSDDDHSFNSDVEDSSNSDDSSVSSRRRKHYGERKRQSVYVNSDDEESSNPDDMLVSPMKRRKKCGGRKQGFKEKAKKEQAIKLMKQSKSIWEIQKELDIYKKDELQKKVENLVIKNPYPLSRIQEIIPITSYYVGCRQRLSDEGITLKLGPFSEKEDEMIKTNWKDFCQQINWDENDYLPFVSGSAKSKYGVLSLKQFESFVQWISHDFENRTMNTVFDRFRSIYLFKELDNGRYDEVDDQVIEEYLKVNDSSTPFLDIGTILNRQRRSVRLRHRLLEIKKKYSNQKIHWTKSLVEKLIVTLTEETCTINLLELKDHKITSLEWLKVAERMNLPPDNIRRSWLSNLYPRFFSDVYTEHKGYIRAKLIDIVSSSYPSWKEVDWKAVSEKMGEGFPPITCRKTLHDLVRNKVPSVKKNDFKKALEHLKNIDLEPTKDYYSFVKEIWRETKNGTILPRI, from the exons ATGAGTGAAGGAATATTTGGGTTATCATATTCTCTTAATTTATCTTTTAATGATAAATCTCCGAACAACAGCAATTGCACAGAATCATGTATCAAATATGTTAAAATCAATAAGGATAATACCATTCAAACTAACTCTGCATCTCCTTTAACTTTAATCGAATCAGCAGTTCCTCCAGCACTTCAAAATGTATTAAATCATTATGGAGTTCAAGCAAAAACATTACGTACCAAAAATTCGTCATCACTGGAGGTTTCATCCCAAAATATTCCAAAAGAATCTTCTGCTGTGAATGATCTTACATtttctattttcaaaaaaattcaagaagattcTGATTTAAATTCAACTGCTTGTCAGAGTTCTTCCACTAAGCAAACAAATGTTCCTCTAAAAATTGATAATCAGAAGGTCGGTTATCGAAAAACTGAAACTGAAAAGAGTACAGTAAAACCTAAAAGCAAGAAAAGAAAACATACCGATAGAGGTTCAGATTTCAAACGACATGAAAATTCTGCAGGAGATTCCCTCGATAAAATTCACAAAGGAACACATTGTAGTAATACTCTATCGgtttctaaaaaaattaaaatttatcaagATGTGGTGATAAAAAGTGCTGACGAAGGTGGTTGCAATGGTTATACTAATGAAGCAGAACAAATGGTTGAGAAATATCAATATCACATTTTAAATTCATGTCATCAAAGTTTCAACAGAGATAATGAAGAAGTCaatagaattcaattgaaagttGGAGGCTCTATGGACGAAGAGCAAAATTTGAAACATGTTGTTCAAATGAATGAAACCTCATCTTATAGATCTGAAAATGTCAAAACAATAATATCACATTTAGATAAGGAAGAAACAAGAATACCTGATTCGTTAGCAGAATCTGAGgatcaaattaaaattgaatataatgaaagaagagaaaaaccaaagaaaaaacataaacaTTCCAAAAATCTAGATGagattgatttatttttgaaaattaaccACCAGGACACATCATTTATTGATAAGAAAAATAGTAAAGTAGTTGAAATGAAAACTACTCTTCCAGAGTTACCTGAACAAATACCATCCAACCAGAAAAAGACACTACATATTTCCACTGGAAAAAATACCATATTAAATTCTCCTCATAATCAACGAAACATATTAGAGGAACCAAATTGTAAAAATATCAATGTATCATGGAAATtggatcaagaagaaaaaaatgatgagaaATATCAATTTCACACAGCTCTTCATGAACATTCAAATGTAAGTAATTTTGAAGTTTATAGAAAACAGTTATTCACTGAAGATATCGATGAAACAATCTGTGGGAATGAACAGTcaaatttaaataacaaaaaGTGTTTGGAAGCATGTCGAGAAACACAAAATTCAAATACATCCCCAGAAATTACAATTGTTAGAGAAGATattaatgaagaagaaataaaattcaagaaagttAAAGATGAAAAAACTGAAGATGCTACAACAGAAAATGTTAGCCTATGTCGTATGATTGAACAGCCGATACAGTCGGTAAGAAAAtatgatatagaaaaattagataatatTCTTACTCCTATTAGGAACAGTGGTATGAAGCAgggaaattcaaagaaaaatacaATTGTTGATATCCAAGAAAAAACAGCACATAGTCGAAATGTTGAAATTAATATATCAAAAGAAACAGAAATTGAAGAGTCATGTGAGAATCAAGATAAAGGTCAATctaaaattctttcaaaaagtGATGATATTAAGGAAGAAAAAGCAAAGTTGGTCCAAAAAGAAAATCCTCATCAGGAGAGTGATATACAAGACATGATAAATGCAAAtccaaacaaaaattcaattcgaacaagaaaaaaacaacaaatgacGACTTCGTATGATAATGGCGAAAATTCAGAAGgaaaatctaaaaataaattaGTAGACAGCATTTTAAGGGAAACAATTGATGTAATCCATAGTCCTAAGAATAAAAGTACTGAAGTTGGAAATGACtgcaaaattgatgaaatagcTAAAAGTAATGATACTTCTTCTGACCACCACGAACCAGTGGAGAATCAGAAGtccattaaaataaaaaagcacaaaaaattgtttgatgtgaataatgaacaattaaGTTACAATAATAATCCTAAGCAGTTGAATTCAATAGAAAAACATCAAGATCAATCCAATAATATTCCCATTCTTTTAGAAACCACAATTAGTGGGAAGACTATTAAGAAGGAGGTAAGAAAGGGCATATTGGACTGTCAATCTCATGAAACTATTAagaacaaaattcaaaatgaaataaatctttcagaaaatgcGGTGCAAATATTCCATGAAGGGCGATATATCGATGAATTCGATGTGAGTGAAAGTGCAAATGTAAGAAGTGAACAGAAAAAAGTTCgaaaatctagaaaaaaaatttttgaagagaTACAAGATATGGActcaaaaaaaaaccaaattctACAAATTGCATCAGAAATGGAAGAAAACATTGGCGATAGTAAACAAAAAGAATCcgataataaattaaatagtGAGAGTATTCAGAAAACAACAAGTGTAGatagaatcataaaaaaaggtgaaatggaaacaaaaatttcaactccGACAAATAAAAAGGGCAAagtaaatgaaaagaaaaagggCGATGAAGGTAGTACAAAATATCttgttgaaaaaacaaaaaacaataaatcaaaGATTCAATTAGATGATCATATTTCtaatatacttttctctaaaatcgaagattttttcaaagaattagACAGTGGAGGAAGTGATTACGAAAGTGACAAAGGCAAAAATAAAAAGGTACCacaaataaaagaaaacaaaaataaaataaataattcagatACTGAGCACAAAAAAGACACAATCATACAATTGAAATCAGATGACAATTTGAATACATCCACGCTAATCAGTACAGAACCAGATTTCGACAATCTTTTTGATGACgtagatgaaaaattattaagtGACATAGAAAAGGAATACCATGAAATGCAATCCTGCATGACTCCTGAGAGGACACTTCCAGTTGAGCCTATTGAAAATAAGTGCAaaagaatgaaatataattcatttgtaGAGAATTCATCACCTCGTACAAAACAAGCAAAAGATACTGTAATTGACAATGATGACATGGACCTAGAATTCTCAGAAGATCCAGAGTTAGAATACAAAAAAATGCAATCTTACATATTTAATCAAGAGAATACACctgattcagaaataaaaaaaaagactaATTGTAAAGATTTTGGGGAAAATCATcctgaaagtaaaatgattgcACCTTCAAGAACAAATAAAGTTCCAGGAATAACTAATTTGATATCCCAGTCCGGtagtaacaaaattaaaaatgtaaaaagtaaTTCATACGGTAATTATGACAGTGAAGCTGAAGCAGTAATAAGAGACACAGCCATTAATAAGAGACAGTCATTATCCCCTCTgaaaaatcatatgaaaaattttaaaatcttgAATTCCAATCAGAATTTTGTTGATGGTCATACAACTGATAAACAAGAGATAGAGAATAAAGAAAATGAGCCTGAAAAGGGTACAGGAGCAAGTGAAACCAGCATTCAGGATAGTACTAAAAGTTCTCTAAATGATAGTTTTATAAATACAAATAAAGATAGTTCTTCTGTTCCAGCtaaagaaattcagaaaaatagtGAAACCTTTATAGCAAATGAGTGCAAGCCAATTACTGAAATTCATTTAAGTGACCACCAATCATGTGTTGAAAGTGATACAAATACTGAGGCTGAATCATATATAAACACCTTTATTCAGCACTCAAAACTACTTATGGATATCGAAGCAGAATTGGACGATTACGCAGATATCGAGGAAACTTTCTTCAAATCTGACGATGACAAGCAAAGTCAAAATGTAAGTTTTGACATTGAAAAGTGTTCCGAAGAAAATGCTAATGGAGTTGTACTTAATAAAGAAGCTTCAATAAAATCTCcaaagaaacataaaaaaatggaagataaaaatgaaaacaataagcCTGTCAAGGAAAGTTCACTTGGAagtaaaattacaaaaattaaattctctccAAATAAAAGTAATAAAGTTGGAAATGAAGGGGGTAATACTGGACATAAATATATTATGCATAAATTTTTAGAGGAAAACTCAAACAATATATCTAACGCTGAAGTTTCAATAAAAACACccaaaaaacatcaaaaaactTCAACTCGAGATACATATATTATGCATAAATTTTTAGAAGAAAACTCAAATAATACATCTAACAATGTTTCAATAAAGACacttgaaaaacttcaaaatacTCCAACTGAGGAGAAAAAAGAATTCTCTGAAAGTAAATGTGACAGAACTAAAAATGACGAGGAAAATactcaaaacaaaattaatggACCTAAATGTAGAAGTATCTTAGATTTCttcagaaaagaaaatattaaaactGCTGTGTATGAAAATAAATCGATTGAAGATCCCGTTTCAAATGAAACTGGGAATAACAACAAAGATTCATTACCTTCCAATGAAGTTCAAATTAAGACAAATATCGAGAAAACCTCCTTAATACCAGGCAAAGACGACATGCAATGTCAAGATGAGAATTCTGACatcgaaaaatgtaaaaaagaaACCACAAATAGAGTTGTACCTAATAAAGGACCTTCATTGAAGTCGCCAAAGGAAAGTCATGGAATATCAAATGAAAACGATAATACTGATAGAGAAAGTTTTCTCCAAACCGaggtcaaaaaaattatatt TGAAGTTGGTAATATTCCAAATACATGTATCGTGCACAAATCTTcagaagaaaaatcaattaaaatcaTATCTTACGATGAAGTTCCAGTGAAGACACCTAAAAAACATCAAAGAATACCAGTCCAAAACGATAAATCTTCCAGGAAaggaaatattaaaaacaaGAGAAATAGGAGTCCCACTGAAGTTAAAAGTGATAACGTCCAGAAAAAGGAAGAATATAGTAAAAACCGGTATATTCCTAACTCTTCtgaggaaaattcaaataaaattatatcCGACAATGAAGTTCAAATAACACCAGCTGTGAAGGATAAAACTTCTAGGAaaagttcaataaaaaatgagaaTAACAAAGGAAAGATATCTGGAAAAAAATGGGACAGATTTAAGAATGAAGAGGAAAATACTCAAGACAAAAGTGATGAACCTAAATGTAGGagtattttagattttttcaacaaagaAAATGGTACAACTGCTGTGCATAAAAAGGAATTGACTGAAGATAAAATCGAAGAAAACTTGAATAATGTCATATCCATTAACGAATTTTCAATAAAGACACctaaaaaacatcaaaaaacaccagttcaaaataaaaaatcttccAGGAAACGTAATATTGAGAATGAGAGTTTCTCTGAAAATAAATGTGATAAAGCCCAGAGGTCAAGCAACGAAGACATGAAAAGTCAAGAAGGAAATTTTGACTTAAAAAAAAGTTCAGAAGAAAACACTGATAGAGTTGTACCTAATGAAGAAGTCTTAATTAAGTCATCTAAGAAACGTCAaagaatatcagaaaaaaaggataatattattaaaaatgagattaaaaaaattagattttctCTTGGTGGAAGTGAAATAGTTGAAAATGAGGGGGATGATATTCAGAAGACATGTATTAAACataaatcttcaaatgaaaaaccaAATGAAATCATATCCAACAATGAAGTTTCAGTGAAGACACCTAAAAGAAAACGAAATTTATCGGTTCAAAACAGTAAGAGTGCTGTGCCTAATGAAGATGGTTTAATAAGGTCATCTAAGAAACGTCAAAGAATATCAGATGAAAAATGTAAGATTTTTAGGAAAAGTTTGCTTGAAAGtgagattaaaaaaattaaattctctgtAGATAAAAGTGATAtagttgaaaatgaagtggaTAATAAATCTAAATCTTCAGTAGATAACTCAGATGAAATTATACCATGCAATAATGTTCCAACAAAGACACctaaaaaacatcaaaaaactCCAGCTCTGAACAAGAAGAAAATACCAGCTGTGAAGGATACAACTTCTGAGAAGAGTTTAGTAAAAAATGAGAGTAATAAGAAGAAACTATCTGAAAATAAATGTGACAAAGTTGAAAATGAACAGGAAAATACTCAGAACAAAAGTGATGGAACTAAATGTAAAAGtattttagactttttcaaaaaagaaaataacacAACTGCAGTGCATAAAAATGAATCAACTGAAGATAAAATCAAAGATCTGAAAGCAGTAAGTTCTAAGAAAGATTCAATAAATTCTAAAGAAATTCTCATGAATGacgaacaaaaaattaattcagataATTCAAACCTTAATTCAGATTCAAATGAAACTgagaataacaatgaatattCATTACCTTCTGATGAAGTTCGAATTaagagaaatattaaaaaaatctccTTAATACCAGACGACACGCAATGTCAAGAAGGGAATTCTGACATCAGAAAATGTAAAACAGAAACCTCAAATAGAGTTGTTCCCAATAAAGGACTCTCAATAAAGTTGCCAAAGAAAAGTAATGGAATATCAGATGAAAGCGATAAGACTTATAGAAAAAGTTTGCTTCAAAGcgagataaaaaaaataagattctCTATCGATAAATATAATGTAGTTGAAAATGAGCAAgataaatcttcaaaaaaagtaCCAGTAAAGACGCCTAAAAAACATCAAGGAATACCAGTCCAAAACGATAAATCTTCCACgaaaggaaatatcaaaaataaaaaagataggAGTTCCTCTGAAGTTAAAAGTGATAAAGACCAGAAAAAGGAAGAAGATAGTCAAAACAGGTGTAATCCTAACTCTtcagaagaaaattcaaataaaattatacCCAGCAATGAAGTTCAAATAACACCAGCTGTGAAGGATAAAACTACCAGGAAGAGTTCAGTAAAAAATGAGAGTAACAAGGAGAAGATATCCGAAAATAAATGTGACAGAGTTAAAAATGAAGAGGAAAATACTCCAAACAAAAGTAATGGACCTAAATGTAGGactattttagattttttcaaaaaagaaaatagtaTGACTGCTGTGCATAAAAAGGAATCAACTGAAGATAAAATCGAAGATCTGAGTTCAACGAGTTCTAGAAGAGATTTATGTGAAGAGGTTGGTGTTCCAGATTATTCAAATCTTAATTCAGATTCAAAGGAACATGAGGGCACTGATGAATATTCTTTTGCCGATATTCTATCTCagattaactcaaaaaaattgGAGAAGGAGTTTCATGATATCTTGGGGACTTCTTCAAAGCTGGCAGTTCATGAAGAATCATCAAATCCGGATG ATATTCTAGTATCACCAAAAAAGAGTCAAAAGAAGTGTGGAGGAAGGAAACAGACACGGGAAGTTCATGAGAAGTATGATGATGAACAATCATCAAATTCTGATGATGAAGAATTCTCAGATTCTGATG ATATTCCAGTATCACAAATAAACAATAGAAAGAAGAGTGGAGGGAGGAAACAGACACAGAAAgttcatgaaaaatatgatGATGACCAATCATCAATTTCCGATGATGATCAATCATCAAATTCTgatgatgaacaattatcaaattcTGATG ATTTTCTAGTACCACCAAAAAACAGCAGAAAGAAGTGTAGTGGAAAGAAACAGGCACATGAAGTTCATGACAGTTCGGATGATgaccattcatttaattctgATGTTGAAGATTCGTCAAATTCTGATG ATTCTTCGGTATCATCAAGGAGGAGAAAGCATTATGGTGAAAGGAAAAGACAGTCAGTTTATGTGAATTCAGATGATGAGGAATCATCAAACCCTGATG ATATGTTAGTATCACCAATGAAGAGGAGAAAGAAGTGTGGTGGAAGGAAACAAGGATTTAAAGAAAAGGCAAAGAAAGAGCAAGCCATAAAGCTCATGAAACAATCAAAGTCTATTTGGGAAATTCAAaaggaattagatatttataagaAAGATGAACTGCAAAAG aaagtcGAGAATTTGGTTATAAAAAATCCATATCCCTTATCTAGAATACAAGAGATTATACCTATCACTTCTTATTATGTAGGCTGTAGGCAAAGACTCAGTGATGAAGGAATAACATTGAAATTAGGTCCTTTTTCTGAGAAAGAAGATGAAATGATTAAAACAAATTGGAAAGACTTTTGTCAG CAAATTAATTGGGATGAAAATGATTATCTACCCTTTGTTAGTGGTTCTGCAAAATCCAAGTATGGTGTCTTATCACTTAAACAATTTGAATCGTTTGTACAATGGATTTCTCATGATTTTGAAAACCGAACAATGAATACAGTTTTTGATAGATTTCGAAGTATATACCTTTTCAAGGAACTGGACAATGGAAG GTATGATGAAGTCGATGATCAAGTTATTGAAGAATATCTGAAGGTCAACGACAGCAGTACACCATTTCTTGACATTGGCACTATTTTGAACAGACAAAGAAGATCTGTACGTTTAAGACATCGCCTactggaaattaaaaaaaaatacagtaaTCAAAAAATACATTGGACCAAATCTTTGGTGGAAAAGCTGATAGTTACTCTAACAGAAGAGACCTGCACTATCAATTTATTGGAGCTGAAAGATCATAAAATTACATCGTTAGAATGGTTAAAAGTGGCCGAAAGAATGAATCTACCTCCTGACAATATCAGAAGATCGTGGTTAAGTAATTTATATCCAAGATTTTTCTCTGATGTCTATACGGAACATAAGGGGTACATACGGGCTAAACTAATTGACAT tgtatCTTCAAGTTACCCCAGTTGGAAAGAAGTCGATTGGAAAGCAGTTTCAGAGAAAATGGGAGAAGGTTTTCCTCCAATTACATGCAGAAAAACCTTACATGATCTTGTTAGAAATAAGGTTCCATCagttaaaaaaaatgatttcaaaa AAGCTTTGGAACACTTGAAAAATATAGACCTGGAGCCAACAAAAGACTATTATAGTTTTGTGAAAGAGATATGGAGAGAAACAAAA